One window of the Salvia splendens isolate huo1 chromosome 1, SspV2, whole genome shotgun sequence genome contains the following:
- the LOC121745758 gene encoding inner membrane protein PPF-1, chloroplastic-like — MARILISSPSFFGTRFPSLSRHGMIPSTRRISTGVSFSLHQLPPTDHFSAIVQRTETLLFTLAVALDGGAGSSYSATAAAAQKSGGWFGFISDAMEVVLKILKDGLATVHVPYAYGFAIILLTVIVKVATLPLTKQQVESTLAMQNLQPKIKAIQQRYAGNQERIQLETSRLYKQAGVNPLAGCLPTLATIPVWIGLYQALSNVANEGLLTEGFFWIPSLGGPTTIAARQSGAGISWLFPFVDGHPPLGWQDTAAYLVLPVLLVVSQFVSMEIMKPPQTDDPNQKNTLLVLKFLPLMIGYFSLSVPSGLSIYWFTNNVLSTAQQVWLRKLGGAKPVVAENAGGIISAGRAKRSGAQQERMGERFKQLKEADKKQKPSALPADDFLVSDPGDPDSEDESDNDDTELKDKEVLEEAYASSSAKTVPSAPRRSKRSKRKRTV, encoded by the exons ATGGCGAGGATCCTGATTTCCTCGCCCTCTTTCTTCGGAACTCGCTTTCCCTCACTTTCCCGCCATGGAATGATTCCCTCTACCAGGCGCATCAGCACCGGAGTGAGCTTCAGCCTCCATCAGCTGCCGCCTACCGACCACTTCAGTGCGATTGTTCAGAGAACTGAGACCTTGCTCTTCACGCTCGCCGTCGCCCTTGACGGAGGCGCTGGGTCGTCCTACTCGGCCACTGCTGCCGCCGCCCAGAAGAGCGGAGGATGGTTCGGCTTTATTTCGGACGCCATGGAAGTTGTGCTCAAG ATACTTAAGGATGGACTTGCAACTGTTCATGTTCCGTACGCATATGGATTTGCCATAATACTACTGACCGTTATTGTTAAAGTTGCCACACTCCCTTTAACAAAGCAACAG GTTGAGTCTACACTAGCAATGCAGAATCTTCAACCAAAGATAAAAGCAATCCAACAAAGATATGCTGGAAATCAG GAAAGAATACAACTCGAAACTTCTCGTTTATACAAACAAGCAGGGGTTAATCCTCTAGCAG GATGTTTACCAACCTTGGCTACAATACCAGTCTGGATAGGTTTATATCAAGCTCTTTCAAATGTAGCAAATGAG GGACTGCTGACTGAAGGGTTCTTTTGGATTCCTTCTTTGGGAGGACCCACAACCATAGCTGCTCGACAAAGCGGAGCAGGAATTTCCTGGTTGTTTCCATTTGTG GATGGACATCCACCACTTGGTTGGCAAGACACTGCTGCTTACCTTGTTTTACCTGTTCTACTTGTTGTATCACAGTTTGTCTCCATGGAAATAATGAAGCCTCCACAA ACAGATGATCCAAATCAAAAGAACACACTTCTTGTATTAAAGTTTCTTCCCCTCATGATTGGCTACTTTTCGTTATCTGTTCCATCTGGATTGTCAATATACTG GTTCACAAATAATGTGCTTAGCACAGCACAACAAGTATGGCTACGCAAATTGGGAGGAGCGAAGCCTGTTGTGGCTGAGAATGCCGGTGGGATAATCAGTGCTGGACGTGCAAAACGGTCAGGTGCTCAGCAGGAACGAATGGGTGAAAG ATTCAAGCAGCTTAAAGAGGCAGACAAGAAGCAAAAGCCTAGTGCTCTGCCTGCAGATGATTTCTTGGTGTCAGATCCAGGTGATCCTGACTCTGAAGATGAATCTGACAATGATGATACTGAACTGAAG gataaggaagttcttgaagaGGCATATGCATCTAGTAGTGCAAAAACAGTTCCTTCAGCACCTAGGAGAAGTAAGCGATCAAAGCGAAAGCGTACGGTATGA